The following are from one region of the Carassius gibelio isolate Cgi1373 ecotype wild population from Czech Republic chromosome A13, carGib1.2-hapl.c, whole genome shotgun sequence genome:
- the LOC128026280 gene encoding uncharacterized protein LOC128026280 yields the protein MEEKTVAGLKRRMSAEGTNTKLPRRARNPPKKMSLYEPDPSSPRDNQDGLFVFLTFEDGYTAKIFNLCDILNKDDKPIACFRDLTPGEEVLARWSDNKFYKATVDFTGTADKTVDTKKATKKDMKKRDAAAQRFYNLPSLPQAGQSTSAQDHLNTVDQNVIQPPTTWPVYQPPPTGSFLPVQPQHQHATAWPQYQLPVSQSSPNTPQHYQHSTFQSLNQYRTTLSAIPHNSSLSQYSKHHQPHTALPTPSDQTQQQPVLADLDQRRQPPAPTAKESFLKMLYSPNTHQKPAVLGDQSQTSTSEHETSSSSADALIIERDPIPEREPCFISPESAEDRSWKPCEACKTEVEKLVEEKAKLHDVLCGISGEHLEAFRSFLDKVEQIQPQAGVWAPKGRSRQQELYPGSGLFLSSTHLAAIHATAKKDCLRLFHLLFDEFFTAEECQNAVAFGKHGKVPDGKRVLDKFKVNAILTYVMRCSTLDGWTPVEKSKVKKAFINKCRIRATTL from the exons ATGGAGGAAAAAACAGTTGCAGGACTCAAAAGAAG aatGAGTGCAGAAGGAACTAATACAAAACTGCCCAGAAGAGCGCGAAACCCTCCGAAAAAGATGAGTTTGTATGAACCAGACCCCAGCTCCCCCAGAGATAACCAAGATG gactttttgtatttttgaccTTTGAAGATGGATACACAGCAAAGATTTTTAATCTCTGTGATATACTAAACAAAGATGATAAACCCATCGCTTGCTTTAGAGATCTGACACCAGGAGAAGAAGTACTTGCAAGATGGTCTGACAATAAGTTCTACAAAGCTACAGTAGACTTCACTGGAACAGCTGACAAAACGGTGGATACCAAGAAGGCGACAAAGAAGGACATGAAAAAAAGAGATGCAGCTGCACAAAGATTCTACAACCTTCCATCCCTACCTCAAGCAGGCCAGTCCACCTCTGCACAGGATCACCTAAATACTGTGGACCAAAATGTCATTCAGCCTCCAACAACCTGGCCAGTGTACCAGCCTCCACCTACAGGGTCATTTCTACCTGTCCAGCCACAGCACCAGCATGCAACTGCCTGGCCACAGTACCAACTTCCAGTTTCCCAATCATCACCAAATACGCCACAACATTACCAGCATTCAACATTCCAGTCGCTCAACCAGTATCGAACTACTCTGTCTGCAATTCCACACAATTCCAGCCTTTCGCAGTATTCCAAGCATCACCAGCCTCACACAGCACTACCCACACCTTCAGACCAAACACAACAGCAGCCTGTTTTGGCAGATTTGGATCAGCGAAGACAGCCACCAGCTCCTACAGCCAAAGAAAGCTTCCTCAAAATGTTGTACAGTCCTAATACACATCAAAAACCTGCTGTTCTTGGGGACCAGAGCCAGACAAGCACCTCTGAACATGAGACTTCAAGCTCATCTGCAGATGCTTTAATCATCGAGCGTGATCCAATTCCAGAAAGAGAACCATGTTTCATTTCGCCTGAGTCAGCAGAAGACAGATCATGGAAGCCATGCGAAGCATGCAAGACAGAGGTGGAAAAATTAGTGGAGGAAAAGGCCAAACTGCATGATGTGCTGTGTGGTATAA GTGGTGAGCACCTCGAGGCATTCAGAAGTTTCCTGGACAAAGTGGAACAGATCCAACCTCAGGCTGGTGTTTGGGCTCCAAAAGGCAGATCTCGGCAGCAGGAGCTATATCCAGGAAGTGGCCTCTTCTTGTCCTCGACTCACCTGGCTGCAATCCATGCAACCGCAAAGAAGGACTGCCTTCGCTTGTTCCATCTTCTTTTTGATGAATTCTTTactgcagaggagtgccagaatGCTGTGGCATTTGGGAAACATGGAAAGGTGCCAGATGGGAAGAGAGTCCTGGATAAGTTCAAAGTCAATGCAATTCTAA CTTATGTCATGCGCTGTAGTACACTGGATGGTTGGACACCGGTTGAAAAAAGTAAGGTCAAGAAAGCCTTCATAAACAAATGCCGCATCAGGGccacaacactgtaa